The Pseudomonas baetica genome includes a region encoding these proteins:
- the mobH gene encoding MobH family relaxase produces the protein MLRLFRHKRQKPPPPPTVNVAEGYLSIESAHTLLAVEHRRQLLDRIWQYTALSHVQFTQLYLNPIHRYAEQVQQLPASETHHHAYLGGMLDHGLELVACSLKLRQSYLLPTGAAPEDQAAQTDAWSAGIAYGALLHDIGKIAVDLLVERQDGRVWHPWQGSLDQPYRFRYLKGRDYHLHGAAAGLLYTQILDRPILDWLSGFPPLWASLLYVLAGQYERAGVLGELVMQADRVSTAQNIGGNPSKALQAPIHSLQHHLLSGLRHLVQHELKLNQPGAAGWLTEDALWLVSKTVTDKLRAYLLSQSIEGIPTSNIAVFDELQSHGLVESTLEGKAIWTALVTQGNWQQTFTFLRIQPALIWGNEDRPEAFSGTVSVAVDDRPTDTPASPAAPETVSTGSRQSSSPADPRAIEDADYLDTLLDMFELEESEVSNASSAGTLEISNPPSDNPGQAFLNWLKEGILSHKLIINDSKAKIHTVSGSVLLVTPGLFQRYAQEFPGISQGADQETEKWRWVQKQFEKLEIHRKRDDGLNIWTCQVRGPRKTATLKGYLIEEPKLFFEWIPPDNPFLKIEKA, from the coding sequence ATGCTCCGTCTGTTTCGCCACAAAAGGCAGAAGCCCCCTCCGCCACCGACCGTCAACGTCGCCGAAGGTTACCTGTCCATCGAGTCAGCCCATACCCTCTTAGCAGTGGAGCACCGCCGCCAGTTGCTCGATCGCATCTGGCAATACACCGCCCTCTCCCACGTCCAATTCACCCAGCTCTACTTAAATCCGATCCATCGCTACGCCGAACAGGTCCAGCAACTCCCGGCCAGCGAGACGCACCACCATGCGTATCTCGGTGGCATGCTCGACCATGGCCTGGAGCTGGTCGCTTGCAGTTTGAAACTGCGTCAGTCGTATTTGCTGCCCACCGGCGCCGCGCCCGAAGACCAAGCCGCCCAGACCGATGCCTGGTCGGCTGGCATCGCCTATGGCGCCCTGCTGCATGACATCGGCAAGATCGCCGTGGACCTGCTGGTCGAACGCCAGGATGGCCGTGTTTGGCATCCTTGGCAGGGTTCCCTGGATCAGCCCTACCGTTTTCGCTACCTCAAAGGCCGCGACTACCACCTGCACGGCGCCGCCGCAGGCTTGCTCTACACCCAAATTCTCGACCGCCCAATCCTCGATTGGCTCAGTGGATTTCCGCCACTGTGGGCCAGTCTGCTGTATGTCCTGGCGGGCCAGTACGAACGTGCCGGCGTGCTCGGTGAGTTGGTGATGCAGGCCGACCGCGTCTCCACCGCACAGAACATTGGTGGCAATCCGAGCAAGGCACTACAAGCGCCGATTCATTCGCTGCAACATCACTTGCTCAGCGGACTGCGTCATCTGGTTCAACACGAGCTGAAACTCAACCAGCCAGGTGCCGCGGGTTGGTTGACTGAAGACGCCCTGTGGCTGGTCAGCAAGACGGTCACGGACAAACTGCGGGCCTATCTGCTATCGCAGTCGATTGAGGGCATCCCCACGTCCAACATTGCCGTGTTCGACGAACTGCAGTCGCATGGGCTGGTCGAGTCGACTCTAGAAGGAAAAGCTATCTGGACCGCTCTTGTCACGCAGGGAAACTGGCAGCAGACCTTTACGTTCTTGCGCATTCAACCGGCGTTGATCTGGGGGAACGAAGACCGGCCTGAGGCTTTCAGCGGAACGGTGAGCGTGGCAGTCGATGACCGCCCGACTGACACTCCGGCATCACCAGCAGCGCCCGAGACTGTCAGTACAGGATCGCGTCAAAGCTCTTCGCCGGCAGATCCTAGGGCGATAGAAGACGCTGACTATCTCGACACGTTGTTGGATATGTTCGAGCTGGAAGAGTCTGAGGTCAGCAACGCATCGTCAGCTGGCACCCTCGAGATCTCAAATCCCCCATCGGACAACCCTGGTCAGGCATTCCTGAATTGGCTCAAGGAAGGCATCCTCAGCCATAAGCTGATCATCAATGACAGCAAGGCCAAAATCCACACGGTGAGTGGCAGCGTATTACTGGTCACACCTGGCCTCTTCCAACGCTACGCGCAGGAGTTTCCTGGTATCTCACAGGGGGCCGATCAAGAAACTGAAAAATGGCGCTGGGTGCAGAAGCAGTTTGAAAAACTGGAGATCCACAGGAAGCGTGACGACGGTCTGAATATCTGGACGTGCCAAGTGCGCGGCCCCAGAAAAACAGCCACTTTGAAGGGATATCTGATTGAGGAACCGAAGCTATTTTTTGAATGGATACCACCCGATAATCCCTTTCTTAAAATTGAGAAAGCTTAA
- a CDS encoding ArdC family protein, with protein MRDIYQDVTDKIVTALDQGVAPWIRPWSSSGSAYIGHQPYPINAITRRPYSGINLPLLWAEARLQGFTQDRWLTFNQAKKAGGHIRKGEHSTLAVLYKPMEREEQTESGQPVLDENDQPKVAHFGILRTHFLFNIEQTEGLEMFNQTLLETEPTDPFEANSVAENLLLSSGARIVHRPADEAFYHPIRDLIQLPTKAQFHDEGGYYATALHELTHWTGHHARLQREGVTSSCPFGSPGYAFEELIAEMGAAFLCAYAGIQGELRHEGYIDSWLSLLKADKRAIFRASGQARSASKYVLNLEQQLKQAVLDDSLCMNDGA; from the coding sequence ATGCGCGATATCTACCAAGACGTAACTGACAAGATCGTTACCGCGTTAGACCAAGGCGTTGCTCCCTGGATCAGACCCTGGTCCTCAAGTGGCTCAGCTTACATCGGCCATCAACCCTACCCCATCAACGCCATCACGCGACGTCCGTATTCGGGTATCAATTTACCGCTGCTCTGGGCCGAGGCCAGGTTGCAGGGGTTCACTCAAGATCGTTGGCTGACCTTCAACCAAGCTAAAAAAGCCGGTGGGCACATCCGTAAGGGTGAGCACAGCACTCTGGCTGTGCTCTACAAGCCGATGGAGCGCGAGGAACAGACCGAGTCAGGCCAACCCGTACTCGATGAAAACGATCAGCCCAAGGTCGCTCACTTCGGCATTCTCAGGACGCATTTTCTGTTCAACATCGAGCAAACGGAGGGGCTCGAGATGTTCAATCAAACCCTGCTCGAAACGGAACCGACCGATCCCTTCGAGGCCAATAGCGTTGCGGAAAATCTGCTGTTAAGTTCAGGTGCACGCATTGTTCATCGGCCTGCCGACGAAGCCTTTTACCACCCGATCAGGGATCTCATCCAACTGCCGACAAAAGCACAATTTCACGATGAAGGCGGGTACTACGCCACCGCACTGCACGAGCTAACGCACTGGACCGGGCATCACGCTCGGTTGCAGCGCGAGGGGGTGACGTCATCCTGTCCATTCGGCTCGCCAGGCTACGCGTTTGAGGAGTTGATCGCCGAGATGGGCGCTGCGTTTTTATGTGCTTACGCCGGCATTCAGGGAGAGCTGAGGCACGAGGGCTATATCGATTCCTGGCTCAGCCTGCTCAAGGCTGACAAACGCGCGATCTTCCGCGCCAGTGGCCAGGCCCGAAGCGCCTCGAAGTATGTACTCAACCTGGAGCAGCAACTAAAGCAAGCGGTCTTGGATGACTCACTATGCATGAACGATGGAGCTTGA
- a CDS encoding DUF3742 family protein: MPIQQPVQSSRAHRWAYVCGMSVKRGYRRLKTIESRVVERAETVGMPAGKFLVRGSFLTAKLALLGAFIFVSFWLFVLMCTIVVLAAIPIQDSDTPGIDDLDDPMHRTSWPERYDKWGSLK, from the coding sequence ATGCCGATTCAGCAACCTGTTCAGAGTTCACGTGCCCACCGCTGGGCGTACGTTTGTGGTATGTCGGTGAAGCGTGGTTACCGTAGGTTGAAAACGATTGAATCCCGCGTGGTTGAGCGTGCGGAGACGGTAGGTATGCCCGCAGGTAAATTTCTTGTTCGCGGGAGTTTTCTGACTGCCAAGTTGGCTCTGCTCGGAGCATTTATTTTTGTTAGCTTCTGGTTGTTTGTGCTGATGTGCACAATCGTCGTATTAGCAGCTATCCCAATTCAAGATTCAGACACTCCAGGTATTGACGATCTCGATGATCCAATGCATAGAACGTCTTGGCCTGAGCGGTACGATAAATGGGGTTCTCTGAAGTAG
- a CDS encoding conjugal transfer protein TraG N-terminal domain-containing protein has protein sequence MLLSTNSYLEFYLSLLAWIINNGLWSVLADTGLFAAPFGAIILQEWLSARQQGADEGNKGLLSVPRIENRLWLAYIVVLFGCAPVFPLSLSSMTFDDAASQRCGVSVAKPTETAWGTTFKTIGERSANVPIWWFLVHALSKGVTAAATASIPCTPDIRQMRMEIDSSRIDSQVLLQEVADFTRDCYGYSRSRLFTNRPQLDKAQSHDASWIGSSYFLDTPGYYDTDRSRTPRVNWPYDENRDVSLPRLQNGAGYPTCKQWWSDSGVGLRGRLIEQVDPSLLTQLKGWLTGRSGNEIEDATLRELVSPRQQSMSMSPGQVYQDYGSSARGGSITQGLNNLATNTGLALGSFSNFPAMNALRAALPMVQAFLIMGVIISLPLILLVSTYQLKTVMTVTFALLTLHMLTFWWELARWVDSSMLDTLYNQVSASNQVLLSLPTSGFMEGTVTAQVIEYVMGAMFIVLPMVFLATMSWAGYSVGSGVEGMLSRGTHAAQTASSNGTSQLMSGARIVSGKSSSK, from the coding sequence ATGCTCCTGAGCACCAACAGTTACCTGGAATTTTACCTCTCCCTGCTGGCCTGGATCATTAACAATGGACTCTGGAGCGTCCTGGCCGACACCGGGCTGTTTGCCGCGCCCTTCGGCGCGATCATCCTCCAGGAATGGCTGTCAGCCCGTCAGCAAGGCGCGGATGAGGGAAACAAGGGATTGCTCTCGGTGCCGCGGATCGAGAACCGGTTGTGGCTGGCCTACATCGTCGTGTTGTTCGGCTGCGCGCCGGTTTTTCCGTTGAGCCTCTCGTCAATGACGTTCGATGACGCGGCGAGCCAGCGCTGCGGCGTGAGTGTGGCCAAGCCAACGGAAACGGCCTGGGGAACGACCTTCAAGACTATCGGCGAGCGCTCCGCCAACGTACCGATCTGGTGGTTTCTGGTGCATGCCTTGAGTAAAGGGGTAACCGCGGCGGCCACCGCTTCCATTCCCTGTACACCGGATATCCGACAAATGCGTATGGAGATCGACAGCTCGCGTATCGACAGTCAGGTACTGCTGCAGGAAGTCGCCGATTTCACTCGTGACTGCTACGGCTATTCCCGCTCTCGGCTATTCACCAACCGTCCGCAGTTGGACAAAGCACAAAGTCACGACGCCTCCTGGATCGGCTCAAGCTATTTTCTCGACACGCCCGGCTACTACGATACGGATCGTTCACGCACGCCGCGCGTCAACTGGCCCTATGATGAAAACCGCGATGTCTCCTTGCCTCGGTTACAGAATGGCGCGGGCTACCCCACCTGCAAGCAGTGGTGGAGCGACAGCGGTGTCGGCTTGCGCGGGCGCTTGATCGAGCAGGTCGATCCTTCGCTGCTGACTCAGTTGAAAGGTTGGTTGACTGGCCGTTCGGGCAACGAGATAGAGGATGCCACCCTCCGTGAGTTGGTCAGCCCGCGCCAGCAATCGATGTCCATGTCGCCCGGACAGGTGTACCAGGACTATGGCTCCAGCGCTCGTGGTGGCTCGATCACTCAGGGGCTCAATAATCTGGCCACCAATACCGGGTTAGCACTGGGCTCCTTCAGCAACTTCCCGGCAATGAATGCACTACGCGCCGCACTGCCAATGGTGCAGGCCTTCCTCATCATGGGCGTCATCATCAGCTTGCCGTTGATCCTGCTGGTCAGTACCTATCAGTTGAAGACCGTCATGACAGTGACGTTCGCGCTGCTCACCTTACACATGCTGACCTTCTGGTGGGAACTGGCGCGCTGGGTCGACTCCAGCATGCTCGACACCTTGTACAACCAAGTTTCGGCTTCCAATCAAGTGCTGTTATCGCTGCCCACATCCGGCTTCATGGAGGGGACAGTTACGGCGCAGGTAATTGAGTATGTGATGGGTGCGATGTTCATCGTGCTGCCGATGGTTTTTCTAGCCACCATGAGTTGGGCCGGATATAGCGTAGGTTCAGGCGTAGAAGGAATGCTCAGCAGGGGAACCCACGCAGCACAGACGGCGAGCTCTAACGGAACCTCTCAGTTGATGAGCGGTGCAAGAATTGTTTCGGGTAAATCGAGCTCAAAATAA
- a CDS encoding integrating conjugative element protein, translating into MSRLLARPWLGVMSLLLCGLLAMATHAYAAEGNYRLGTQGEVLDDRVMYTIGGGSAVGSPSSLYRPSGLGVGGSWRANMMCGNMSLTNTLQNQLNGATEGFQQIMGSVVQNATQAVMSLPALIIQRANPGLYELLSNGVMQGRIDFDRSKLTCQAMAEKMADKVGQAGWGALAKNQEMQGNLEQTGGDAVAAVKNTEAHNGNNGVSWVGGSKAGGNGQTPIRVTADVVRAGYNLLHNRTVDDSASISSSDCLGGAICQTWASPQEESDWAVRVLGESEVATCDSCETLRATAGSGLTPLIQEAYNERLKALQGLLSGSLPPTPDNLAKASSPMLPVTRGVVEALRDDPDQDLLARRLASETALSSVLDKALLLLRTLLAGSHEPNIASAEPAQTALTKNIDALEREIRLLQTELQVRQMLTTNTASLVLDRHAGGADASRTVEQGDPEPGRLNDADARRK; encoded by the coding sequence ATGAGTCGGCTTCTCGCACGACCCTGGTTGGGCGTGATGAGTCTGTTGCTCTGTGGACTGCTCGCCATGGCCACGCATGCCTACGCCGCCGAGGGCAATTACCGCCTGGGTACTCAAGGCGAAGTGCTCGACGACCGGGTGATGTACACCATCGGTGGCGGCTCGGCAGTCGGCTCACCGAGCTCGCTCTACCGACCTAGCGGTCTCGGGGTCGGCGGGTCCTGGCGAGCAAACATGATGTGCGGAAACATGAGCCTCACCAATACTCTGCAAAACCAGCTGAACGGCGCCACCGAAGGTTTCCAGCAGATCATGGGCAGCGTCGTGCAGAACGCGACCCAAGCGGTGATGTCTCTGCCGGCGTTGATCATCCAGCGCGCCAACCCCGGTCTCTATGAGTTGCTCAGTAACGGGGTGATGCAAGGCCGTATCGACTTCGATCGCTCCAAACTGACCTGCCAAGCCATGGCCGAGAAGATGGCGGACAAGGTCGGTCAAGCCGGTTGGGGTGCGCTGGCCAAGAACCAGGAGATGCAGGGCAATCTGGAGCAAACCGGCGGTGATGCGGTGGCAGCGGTGAAAAACACCGAAGCCCATAACGGCAACAATGGGGTGTCCTGGGTCGGCGGTTCAAAGGCCGGAGGTAACGGACAGACGCCCATTCGGGTGACCGCCGACGTGGTCCGCGCAGGATATAACCTGCTGCATAACCGTACGGTGGATGACAGTGCCTCGATCAGTAGCAGTGATTGCCTGGGAGGGGCTATTTGTCAGACATGGGCTTCGCCCCAAGAGGAGTCCGACTGGGCCGTTCGGGTGTTGGGCGAGAGCGAAGTCGCGACCTGCGACAGCTGCGAAACTCTGCGTGCGACCGCTGGCAGCGGACTGACGCCGCTGATCCAGGAGGCCTATAACGAGCGCCTCAAGGCCCTGCAAGGGCTGTTGTCTGGCTCTCTGCCGCCTACCCCTGACAACTTGGCGAAAGCCTCCAGCCCGATGCTGCCGGTGACTCGTGGCGTGGTTGAAGCCCTGCGCGACGATCCCGATCAGGATCTGTTGGCACGGCGCCTGGCCAGTGAGACGGCCTTGTCCAGCGTGCTCGACAAAGCGTTGCTGCTACTGCGCACCCTGCTGGCGGGCAGTCACGAGCCGAACATCGCTTCCGCCGAACCGGCCCAAACCGCCTTGACGAAAAACATCGACGCTCTGGAGCGTGAAATCCGCCTGCTGCAGACAGAACTGCAGGTCCGGCAGATGCTGACCACCAATACCGCCAGCCTGGTGCTCGATCGGCATGCCGGCGGTGCTGATGCTTCGCGCACCGTCGAGCAAGGCGACCCCGAGCCCGGTCGACTCAATGATGCTGACGCCAGGCGCAAGTGA
- a CDS encoding TIGR03756 family integrating conjugative element protein, whose amino-acid sequence MPVACSSIPPTKLRPLALSLLLACGPSMALDTGSITSSVLSPNCLEYRVVGICFWLLCTPFGCTVKTSTKVHHFIPEQVVSSYATTGSNPWTEMATLSAPISGAEGGGNLITPNTQRDNLPRFKNVDGIGHPGGWVATQLASQSGYACASGATAFMPYYLSTLDSLAWRHGIPESLYPESLIPGIREIGRQASGNMWGNVYPRQGFLVQPDDFKAAAVMAQRAGDVITRNWQPHVYLPLTPAKRDGYWPPGPIVENDASTHKWQLLYPQVQPTCAIFPSDPVQSADGGYAWSLWRPYSCCKREGQTFLFSIDFEGGAS is encoded by the coding sequence ATGCCTGTTGCCTGCTCGTCAATCCCGCCCACAAAGCTACGGCCCTTGGCGCTGAGCCTCCTGCTGGCGTGCGGCCCAAGCATGGCGCTGGACACCGGCAGCATCACGTCCTCCGTGCTTTCGCCAAACTGTCTCGAATACCGGGTCGTCGGCATTTGTTTCTGGCTGCTCTGCACGCCCTTCGGCTGCACAGTCAAAACCTCAACCAAGGTTCATCATTTCATTCCTGAACAGGTGGTCTCGAGCTACGCCACCACCGGCAGTAACCCCTGGACCGAGATGGCCACCCTCTCCGCTCCCATCAGTGGTGCGGAAGGTGGCGGTAACCTGATCACGCCGAATACCCAGCGCGACAACCTACCCCGCTTCAAGAACGTCGATGGCATCGGTCACCCCGGTGGCTGGGTCGCCACACAACTGGCCTCGCAATCCGGCTACGCCTGCGCCAGCGGCGCTACTGCGTTCATGCCCTACTACCTGAGCACCCTGGACTCACTGGCCTGGCGCCATGGCATTCCGGAAAGTCTTTACCCCGAGTCGCTTATACCGGGGATCCGTGAAATTGGTCGCCAGGCTTCGGGAAACATGTGGGGCAACGTCTATCCTCGGCAGGGCTTTCTCGTGCAGCCCGACGACTTCAAAGCCGCTGCAGTCATGGCACAACGGGCCGGCGATGTGATTACCCGCAACTGGCAGCCGCATGTGTACTTACCGCTCACGCCCGCCAAACGAGACGGCTACTGGCCGCCTGGCCCGATCGTTGAAAACGACGCCTCGACCCACAAATGGCAATTGCTCTACCCCCAGGTTCAACCGACTTGCGCCATCTTCCCCAGTGATCCGGTACAGAGCGCGGATGGCGGCTACGCCTGGTCGCTGTGGCGTCCCTATAGCTGTTGCAAACGAGAGGGACAGACCTTCCTGTTCAGCATCGACTTCGAAGGAGGTGCTTCATGA
- a CDS encoding helix-turn-helix domain-containing protein has protein sequence MTQDYEQLRLQLAENIRLMRRVKNLTQEQLALMAEVDRTYVSQIERCTGNPSLLVLCKLANIFEITADQLLVEPDSLRSALHVK, from the coding sequence ATGACTCAAGACTACGAACAGCTTCGTTTGCAGCTGGCGGAAAACATCCGTTTGATGCGACGCGTGAAAAACCTTACCCAAGAGCAGCTGGCGCTCATGGCCGAGGTGGATCGCACCTACGTCAGTCAAATCGAACGATGCACGGGCAATCCGTCGCTGTTGGTCCTGTGCAAGCTCGCCAATATTTTCGAAATTACCGCAGATCAGTTACTTGTGGAACCCGATAGCCTGCGCAGCGCCCTTCACGTCAAATAA
- a CDS encoding LasR-specific antiactivator QslA — MDENYISIPAADGSPSLLTPWGNEFAPMIERGVQCAQAWLDMPGEIPLWWELAQARKTFPVGDYQDAFEAGFLLRIQQRLLGDCR; from the coding sequence ATGGACGAAAACTACATTTCAATTCCTGCGGCGGATGGTAGCCCAAGTCTTCTGACGCCTTGGGGCAACGAATTTGCCCCGATGATCGAACGTGGCGTGCAATGCGCTCAGGCTTGGCTTGATATGCCCGGCGAGATTCCACTGTGGTGGGAGTTGGCGCAAGCGCGCAAAACCTTTCCTGTCGGTGACTACCAGGATGCCTTTGAAGCCGGATTCCTGTTGAGGATTCAGCAGCGGCTTCTTGGGGATTGTCGCTGA
- a CDS encoding Shedu immune nuclease family protein: protein MPDLYTIGWLRQIREGYETALDETRSEQAPLVPRLEPAALRTFKEAISFWEKNSTNQDEEFWQNFFNTNPFVLAQAFPDSLLKLKDKCYMGGKDISNQNGNLIDFLYRSSTTKNVVLIEIKTPAMRLLGRQYRGNAYSISEQLSGSIVQVLNYREELLKSYYMLAGNSPDRFNASAPRCVVLGGSLLGEEMDTTQRRSFELFRWSQHTTVLTYDELFAKLRDIVDLGET, encoded by the coding sequence ATGCCTGACCTTTACACCATCGGATGGCTGCGTCAGATACGCGAAGGTTACGAGACCGCACTCGATGAAACGCGTTCAGAACAGGCTCCATTGGTACCTCGCCTTGAACCGGCAGCGCTTCGCACTTTCAAAGAGGCCATCTCTTTTTGGGAAAAGAATTCGACTAACCAAGATGAGGAGTTTTGGCAAAACTTCTTCAATACCAATCCGTTTGTGCTGGCCCAAGCATTCCCTGATAGCCTTTTAAAACTTAAGGACAAGTGCTATATGGGAGGGAAAGATATATCCAACCAAAATGGCAACTTAATCGACTTCCTGTACAGATCTAGCACAACCAAAAACGTAGTTCTTATTGAGATCAAGACGCCAGCGATGCGTTTGCTTGGAAGACAATATCGCGGAAATGCTTATTCAATTTCCGAGCAGCTTTCCGGTTCGATTGTACAAGTCCTAAACTATCGCGAGGAACTACTTAAAAGTTATTACATGCTCGCTGGGAACAGTCCTGATCGGTTCAATGCTTCTGCCCCAAGGTGTGTAGTCCTCGGCGGAAGCCTTTTAGGCGAGGAGATGGACACTACTCAGCGCCGCTCATTCGAGCTATTTAGGTGGTCCCAGCACACAACTGTGCTTACATACGATGAGCTGTTCGCGAAGCTCAGGGACATCGTGGATCTGGGCGAGACATGA
- a CDS encoding IS3 family transposase (programmed frameshift): protein MTKQRRSFSAEFKREAAGLVLDQGYSHIEASRSLGVVESALRRWVNQLQQERTGVTPQSKALTPEQQKIQELEARIARLEREKSIFKKGYRALDVGRARAHALIDQLSPQEPVDWLCAVFDVTRSCYYAHRLRRRTPDVERLRLRSRVNELFTQSRSAAGSRSIVSMMQEDGEQIGRFKVRGLMRELELVSKQPGSHAYKQATVERPDIPNILNREFDVPAPNQVWCGDITYIWAQGKWHYLAVVMDLYARRVVGWALSNKPDADLVIKALDMAYEQRGRPQGLLFHSDQGSQYGSRQFRQRLWRYRMRQSMSRRGNCWDNAPMERVFRSLKTEWIPTVGYMTAQEAHRDISHYLMHRYNWIRPHQFNNGLAPAQAEKKLNVVSGIS, encoded by the exons ATGACCAAACAACGTCGTTCTTTTTCCGCTGAATTCAAACGCGAGGCCGCAGGCCTCGTGCTCGATCAAGGCTATAGCCATATCGAAGCCAGCCGCTCGCTTGGTGTGGTTGAGTCCGCGTTGCGCCGCTGGGTTAATCAGCTTCAGCAGGAGCGCACTGGCGTTACTCCGCAGAGTAAAGCGCTGACGCCAGAGCAACAGAAAATCCAGGAATTGGAAGCTCGAATCGCTCGACTTGAGCGGGAGAAATCCATTT TTAAAAAAGGCTACCGCGCTCTTGATGTCGGAAGAGCACGAGCGCACGCGCTGATTGATCAACTGAGCCCCCAAGAGCCGGTTGATTGGCTTTGCGCAGTCTTTGACGTCACTCGTTCGTGTTACTACGCCCATCGTCTCAGGCGCCGAACTCCAGACGTTGAGCGGCTTCGGTTGCGCAGCCGGGTTAACGAACTGTTTACGCAAAGTCGAAGCGCCGCCGGTAGCCGCAGCATCGTGTCGATGATGCAGGAAGACGGCGAGCAAATTGGGCGGTTCAAGGTGCGAGGCCTGATGCGGGAACTGGAGTTGGTCAGTAAACAACCTGGATCACATGCCTACAAACAAGCGACGGTTGAGCGGCCTGACATTCCGAACATATTGAATCGAGAGTTTGATGTGCCGGCGCCGAATCAGGTCTGGTGTGGCGACATCACCTACATCTGGGCTCAAGGGAAATGGCATTACCTGGCTGTCGTTATGGATCTTTACGCGCGCCGAGTGGTGGGCTGGGCGCTGTCGAACAAGCCGGATGCGGATCTGGTCATCAAGGCGTTGGACATGGCTTACGAACAGCGTGGCAGGCCTCAAGGGCTTCTGTTTCACTCGGATCAGGGCTCGCAATATGGCAGTCGCCAGTTTCGCCAACGGCTCTGGCGTTACCGCATGCGCCAAAGCATGAGCCGTCGTGGAAACTGCTGGGATAACGCGCCGATGGAGCGTGTGTTTCGCAGCTTGAAAACTGAATGGATACCGACCGTGGGCTACATGACAGCTCAAGAAGCGCACCGCGACATCAGTCATTACCTGATGCATCGGTACAACTGGATTAGACCGCACCAATTCAACAACGGACTGGCCCCAGCTCAGGCCGAGAAAAAACTTAACGTCGTGTCCGGGATTAGTTGA
- the tnpA gene encoding IS66-like element accessory protein TnpA, whose protein sequence is MRQRSSYPKSFKAQVVQECLQPGATISGVAISHGINANVIRKWMPLYRDQPPAVLPAFIPVKSTPKRPTETAAVIDLPFGDQSITVKWPTSDPEGCARFVRGLTQ, encoded by the coding sequence ATGCGCCAACGAAGCTCTTATCCCAAATCGTTCAAAGCCCAGGTTGTTCAGGAATGCCTGCAACCAGGCGCGACCATCTCCGGCGTCGCCATCAGCCATGGCATCAACGCCAACGTAATTCGAAAGTGGATGCCGCTGTACCGGGATCAGCCGCCAGCGGTGCTACCTGCTTTTATTCCAGTGAAATCTACGCCAAAGCGGCCGACTGAAACGGCGGCGGTCATCGATCTGCCGTTTGGCGATCAATCGATCACAGTGAAATGGCCAACTTCTGATCCTGAAGGATGCGCCCGCTTTGTCCGTGGGCTCACACAATGA
- the tnpB gene encoding IS66 family insertion sequence element accessory protein TnpB (TnpB, as the term is used for proteins encoded by IS66 family insertion elements, is considered an accessory protein, since TnpC, encoded by a neighboring gene, is a DDE family transposase.): protein MIRIDAIWLATEPMDMRAGTETALARVIGVFGAAKPHCAYLFANRRATRMKVLVHDGIGVWLAARRLNQGKFHWPGIRQGCEMELDNEQLQALVLGLPWQRVGAGGAITLL, encoded by the coding sequence ATGATTCGCATCGATGCCATCTGGCTCGCCACCGAACCCATGGACATGCGTGCTGGCACTGAAACAGCGCTGGCCAGAGTGATTGGGGTGTTCGGTGCGGCGAAGCCGCACTGCGCTTATCTGTTTGCCAATCGTCGCGCTACCCGCATGAAAGTTCTGGTGCATGACGGGATTGGCGTCTGGCTGGCTGCACGTCGGTTGAACCAAGGTAAATTTCATTGGCCTGGTATTCGACAAGGCTGTGAAATGGAGCTGGATAACGAGCAACTTCAGGCCTTGGTGCTCGGTTTACCTTGGCAAAGGGTTGGAGCTGGTGGCGCAATCACACTGCTTTAA